A window of Silurus meridionalis isolate SWU-2019-XX chromosome 4, ASM1480568v1, whole genome shotgun sequence contains these coding sequences:
- the si:dkey-29b11.3 gene encoding actin-binding Rho-activating protein-like has product METDKQSKSRGDEAASVKGLTQTWQKWSEDHKDYQKHNPFTSVEVMAFRPVWSQADYGRPREGSHTERRGTEAQSHIGKEVSELCQIIRELGHRREDGRREIEFGKLFEHYVSISNKLVGLLLRARKQGQVHFEGEMLWQGKDDRVLITLFP; this is encoded by the coding sequence ATGGAGACGGACAAGCAATCAAAAAGCCGAGGAGATGAAGCCGCTTCAGTGAAAGGACTAACACAGACCTGGCAGAAATGGTCTGAAGATCATAAGGATTATCAGAAACACAATCCATTTACTAGTGTTGAGGTGATGGCCTTTCGCCCCGTGTGGAGTCAGGCGGACTATGGTCGACCGCGGGAGGGTTCTCACACTGAGCGCAGAGGGACGGAAGCTCAATCTCACATCGGCAAGGAGGTGTCAGAGCTGTGCCAGATCATAAGAGAACTTGGGCACAGGCGAGAAGATGGGAGACGGGAAATTGAGTTTGGCAAGCTGTTTGAACATTATGTCTCCATTTCAAACAAGTTGGTTGGACTGCTGCTCCGGGCACGGAAACAAGGGCAAGTCCATTTCGAAGGGGAGATGCTGTGGCAAGGGAAAGATGATCGAGTGCTAATCACACTTTTTCCATAA
- the LOC124385086 gene encoding uncharacterized protein LOC124385086: MALWSEDVEDQLISMIQERPPLYDITQKLYANRSVKAGLWREIEDKLVISEKELKKRWESLRTQYIRYKKLAPSGSSGAQRTGRQQWILDRLQFLESHTKRKETKFNLVTTEPSFASDSSSPLGNTTNTDTRTSTSEEQYLFKSEKRSCSPLGESSIFGLESSSIIDDPLQRTFSQASNQRPRKKRSRQSLNNSANDESSNLLRTIGRTLEKLAHQEEHNDAIAAYCKNFEHRMRTLPPHLLPHFQHEVDNCLYKYSVGPLNIKTED, translated from the exons ATGGCTTTGTGGAGTGAAGATGTCGAGGACCAGCTAATCAGCATGATCCAGGAGAGGCCGCCACTGTACGACATTACACAGAAACTTTACGCCAACCGATCAGTGAAAGCTGGCCTCTGGCGTGAGATTGAAGACAAACTTGTTATATCAG AGAAAGAGCTTAAGAAGCGGTGGGAATCTCTGAGAACGCAGTACATACGGTACAAGAAACTTGCACCTTCAGGAAGTTCAGGTGCACAGAGGACAGGCAGGCAACAATGGATCCTGGACCGACTGCAGTTTTTGGAATCCCAcactaaaagaaaagaaaccaagTTCAACCTAGTTACCACG gaacCTTCATTTGCTAGTGATTCCAGTTCACCTTTGGGTAATACCACAAACACTGACACCCGGACCAGCACTTCTGAAGAACAATACTTATTTAAGTCTGAGAAAAGGTCCTGCAGTCCGCTGGGAGAAAGCAGCATCTTTGGACTAGAGTCTTCATCGATTATAGATGACCCTTTGCAAAGAACATTCAGCCAGGCAAGCAATCAGAGGCCTCGGAAGAAGCGTAGCAGGCAATCCCTGAACAACTCTGCCAATGACGAGTCATCCAATTTGCTGCGCACCATTGGCAGAACACTCGAAAAGTTAGCACATCAGGAGGAACACAATGATGCAATTGCAGCATATTGCAAAAACTTTGAGCACAGAATGCGGACACTTCCACCACATTTACTGCCACATTTTCAACATGAGGTGGACAACTGTCTCTATAAGTATTCAGTTGGACCACTGAATATAAAGACTGAAGATTAA
- the hint3 gene encoding histidine triad nucleotide-binding protein 3, whose translation MASGETTDGESVQQELNDSYDKKCIFCKIVNGEIDTELLHSDEDTSCFRDIKPGAPHHYLVVPTKHIGNCKSLRKEHIPLVEKLVEAGKEILQKNSITDLNDVRFGFHWPPFHSVEHLHLHVLAPASQMGLISRFIYRLDSYWFITADQLLQKLNSMD comes from the exons ATGGCAAGCGGCGAAACCACCGACGGCGAGTCTGTTCAACAAGAACTTAATGACAGCTAtgataaaaagtgtattttctGTAAGATTGTGAACGGGGAGATAGACACTGAGCTGCTACACAGC gaTGAAGATACATCATGTTTCAGAGATATAAAACCGGGGGCTCCTCATCACTATCTTGTTGTGCCAACAAAACACATAGGGAATTGCAAATCACTTCGCAAGGAACATATACCGCTAG TGGAAAAATTGGTAGAGGCAGGGAAAGAAATACTTCAGAAGAACAGTATCACAGATTTAAACGATGTCAG GTTTGGCTTTCACTGGCCTCCATTTCATTCTGTTGAACATCTGCATCTCCACGTGTTGGCACCTGCCAGTCAAATGGGCTTAATTTCTCGCTTCATCTACCGCCTAGACTCCTACTGGTTCATCACA GCAGACCAGCTGCTCCAAAAACTGAACTCAATGGACTAA